The genome window TGTGAACACAaggtttattcatatttttgatgaaatcaatttttttatttaccatcAAAATTGGATATTCCTATCCTTAAAGCTTGCATTGACATTTGTACATTGCCTTTCATGTTAGTCTTTCTCCTAAAGACCCATTTAGATCCATTGAGTTTTATCCCTTCAGGTGAATCAACCAAGTACATAAAGTCCATACTTCAAATCATTTCTtggaataaatattatatattacttCCAAGTAATTGGTAAGCTCATCAATTATAAGCAACATATCATTCACAACTTTCATGAGAGGTCTTTATCTCATTGATATATGTTATGTCCTACCAAATCTATAAAGATTTTATGTTTCTTAAGGTTTAGGCTAAACATCCAATATTTTAACCTTGGGAATATCTAAATGTAGTGTTCTAAGAGGTGTAAATAATCTCATTCTCTTTTAGATAATCCTTAaaatatttggtcaaatattAACCACCTCGACCcaatctatattttaattttattgcagTTTATATTGAACATGATCATAATAAATTCAAGTATATACAAACTATTTGTATAATTATCGGATCCatgaaaatatcattattataaaagaatatcATTTGTCCTCAATAATAGATTTAAACCcatttaatactaaataaatggaaacaatgttttaaaatactagaacaaaataacaattataaagttCTAGTATTCACCCGCTaggcaaaacaaaataactagtTCCTACAGCTAATTGTCTccaactatgtttttttatttataaaatttcttacatttgatcaaaaaaaaaaaaactagttccTACAGCTAATGCAACAACCTTTGTTTCATTACTGAGTTGTAGGTTCATTTTGCCTTCAACTAATCTTCTACTtttctttagtttatatttgTAATTGCAAATGTGAAACCACATTCTGTATCCAATACCCAAAAACTACAATGCAAAGTAGTAAGatagttttcaattataaacataCCAAAAATAGAAGATTCATTAAGCTTCTTTGCCTTAAGGGTTGCAAGGTATTCCTTGAAATTCCTCCTTTAATATCCTTCCTTGCCAATATGATGACAAGTGCCATTGTCTTTCTTGATCCCCTATTAGGTTTGTTTGCTTTAAAGACAacacctttatttttcttatcatctTCTTAGACATTCTAAAAGACTAAACTAGAAGAACTAGGCTCTTTTCCTTCTTAAGAGCCCCTTCAATAGGCTTAAGCATATTAAGCAATTCTGGTAATGTACTAACCAACTTGTTCATAATGAATTGCGAAAAACTTTAGGGTAATGACTGTAAGACCAAGTCAACACTTAACTCATGGTAAATGACtaaaccctttttgtttttgataagtTGACAtatgtataaaaagaaaagaaggtacaaatattataaggggcataccctaGATTTACAATGTAAAACAAAagcttaaaaacaacaaatggccacaaaatagaaaaccaaaaccTAGCTAGACCAGCTAgagacaataataaaattaaccaaaCATCAGTTTAAGACTCTACGTTATTCACCTTCCAAGCTCTTTGGATCTTAATGTTTTTATCTGTTGCTGGAATGTTTCTCATCACATCGAGCTTGTCGCGAATGATCCCTTCGATTTGATCAAAGATCAAATTCGAATTTGTAGACATACCtacaaagatccttgcattccatTCTTGCCAAACACAATACACCGTAGCTGCGAAACCTAGCTTGCaagaaaagtttttgaaagtttAACCATTCCAAGTGACAGTAACCCATCCAATCCATTCATCCTAGCTTTTCCTCATTTTATAAATGTCGCATCTATCACAAGCATCCCACCATATCACTTTAGAATAAGAGCATTCAAAGAATAAGTGGTTGTGATCTTCATTGTTAAAGAGACAGAGTGAGCACCAGTTGGGACTATAAAGACCAAACCAATGTAATTTATCGAGTTATGAGCTTTTGTTAAACAGCCAGtcatagaagaaaagaatgtcTTGAAATACGTTCTTGAACCACATAATgccatgccattcaaccatctgattATGGATTCTGAGTtgctcccaagctactttgatcGAGAATCTCTGATTTGACGAATCCAACAAAACAATCTCGTCCCTCTTCCCtattataagattaaaattaaaaggaatagCATCTATAATGGTGTAAACacccaattatatatatatatatatatatatatatatatatatatatatatatatatatatatataattgatgactccatcgtcgctgccgattcaaaaatcggcagcgacgcagtgtTATTAAAAGTTAGAGAAACAAATTGGACTATCTTAAGGAGCTGGGAGGGAGAGGTAAAAATGATTTTAGACACACCAAAACACGAACAAGAACACCTCTAACCCAACCCCAAACACCCCACTTCAGTTTATGTGAAGTATaaatgcagagagagagagagagagagagagagagagggtgacccttcctcttcctAAAGTCTACCTGCAGCAGCTGCATGTTCAGCTCCATGTCTCTCTTTTCCACCTTCTTCCCAATGaaaattcaaaccaaaaccagcaaAGAACTCATTTTGTCATTTATTTCCCAAggtaaacaaaatattttttacaagcaccacccaaaaaaaagtgtaatggaattttttgaaatatttaaaatatcagaAGAATGTAATTCATAAAATGGAATTCATTTTGTCATTTATACGAATAAAGTATTATGATTATTAAGAACTCAGCAGCGCCCCCTTTTTTCTGTCTGATTCGACGGGGATGCCGTTGAGTTCTTACGCTTTCATGTCTACAACTCAGTTCATCCTATTACTTCAGGGATGAACCCAAGCTGGAATAGGAGCCATAAAAGAAAATACCTATTAAACCGATCACAGGAATACCATAAAATAATATTCCTTGCACTTTCTTATATATACTCACTTAGATATACTTAGTATAATTATATAGgaattctaataattttaagagatcCTTCTATTTAAGATATCTTTCTAACAATATAATATAGCGATAATAGgtaaaaagattaatataacaataaataaataacaggtACAAATATTAAATCGAGGTGCCCATTCTATGACAATTCTCAACAACTTACCCTCTATTTTTGTGCCTTTAGTGGGCTTAGTATTTCTGGCAATTGCAATGGCTTCTTTATCTCTTCATGttcaaaaaacaagattttttagaTCTGATGGGGGCaaatttcatctattttttttttcaagacttAGACTTGGATCATAACACAGATATCTATTCAGTATAATATGGTATAACTTGTGGCTTCTTTCAAACAGAAAAGAAAGGGCAGGCGTAAACGTAAATATGATATATGAGTAAACGAgttatttgttgaaaataagTCGCGATTGGGGCAGATGCCTGAAATAAATGCAAAGCCCATGTAGCTATGAGGGGATCATATGAGGGGGCTcctattattttacttttagatCTAACGAATTGCTTCGAAAGATTCACATCAGAATAGTGCAAGTTGATGAAAGTTCCttcgaaaacaaaaaaacgTAAAGTAAAATTCATTTTGGCCGGTCTCCCACTTCCAATAAAATCCAACTAGATCTAGTATGAGTTGGCGATCAGAACATATATGGATAGAACTTATAGCGGGGTCTCGAAAAATAAGTAATTTCTGCTGGGCCATTATACTTTTTTTAGGTTCATTGGGGTTTTTATTGATTGGAATTTCCAGTTATCTTGACAGAAATTTGATATCTTTATTCCCGTCTCAGCAAATCCTTTTTTTCCCACAAGGGATCGTGATGTCTTTCTATGGGCTCGTCGGTCTGTTTATTAGCTCTTATTTGTGGTGCACAATTTCGTGGAATGTAGGTAGTGGTTATGATCGATTCGATAGAAAAGAAGGAATAGTGTGTATTTTTCGTTGGGGATTTCCAGGAAAAAATCGTCGCATCTTACTACGACTCTTTATGAAAGATATTCAGTCTATCAGAATAGAAGTTAAATAGGGTTTTTATGCTCGGCGTGTCTTTTATATGGAAATCAGAGGCCAGGGGGCCATTCCTTTGACTCGTACTGATGAGAATTTGACTCCACGAGAAATTGAGCAAAAAACAGCGGAATTGGCCTATTTTTTGCGTGTAccaattgaattattttgaaataaaccGAAGCACTTTTCTTAGCAGGAGGTAAAAAGCCAAaaaatcctcttttttttttctataacatAACTTAACTTAAATTTATTCATAATACTGATGAACCAAAGAAGACGTATATTATATATACAGAATATATACGGAAAAcggaaaaattcaaaaacaaaacttttttttgtccgcaaacttttttttatgtgtatgtAAATTCACAAAATTCAAGGACTAACCACTGactcacaaataaaaaagagggaATAGATTCGCGGGTTCAAAGCTTTCTATTCTAAATTCTAATATCTAATATTAGAATAGAACTTATGCTTGATAGAAATATTAGATCGTATAGAGTTGACGAATGAAGCGGATTCATTAAAAATTCATAGacgaaaaaatggaaaaaaaagcatTCATTCCCCTTCTATATCTTACGTCTATAGTATTTTTGCCCTGGTGGGTctctttttcatttaataaaagtCTGGGATCTTGGATTATTAATTGGTGGAATACTAGTAAAtccaaaacttttttaaatgatattcaaGAAAAGagtatattagaaaaattaatagaatttgAGGAACTCTTCCTGTTGGATGAAATGATAAAGGAATACCCCGAAACACATCTACAAAAGTTTCGTATCGGAATCCACAAAGAAACGATCCAATTGATCAAGATGCACAACGCAGATCGTATAGATACGATTTTGCACTtcttgacaaatataatttctttcGTTATTCTAAGTGGTTATTCTTTTTTAGTTAATGAAgaactttttattcttaattcttGGGTTCAAGAATTCATATATAACTTAAGCGACACGATAAAAgccctttttattcttttattaaccGACTTATGTATAGGATTCCATTCACCCCATGGTTGGGAACTAATGATTAGCTCTTTCTACAAGGATTTTGGATTTGCTCATAATGATCAAATTATATCTGGACTTGTTTCCACCTTTCCAGTAATTTTCGAtacaatttttaaatattggatCTTCCGTTATTTAAATCGTGTATCTCCGTCACTTATAGTGATTTATCATTCAATGAATGACTGAAAAATGATCCACCGATCCAAttagaattttgttattttgtccataagtaaaataaaatattcaaaatcttacttttttttatacacCTATTTTTTCTATACATCCAAGAGATTCGGATTCCTcctatattttagtattttagtaAAACATTTTCAGTAACTAGCAGCATCGTGGATAGGGAACTATCCTAGCGACCtacctaattttattgtagAAATTTTCTGGATCAACGACTGGACCATGCAAACTAGAAAGACCCTCTCTTGGATAAAGGAAGAGATTACTCGCTCCATTTCCGTATCGCtcatgatatatataataactgGGGCATACATTTCAAATGCATATCCCATTTTTGCACAGCAGGGTTATGAAAATCCGCGCGAAGCAACTGGTCGTATTGTATGCGCGAATTGTCATTTAGCTAATAAGCCTGTGGGTATTGAGGTTCCACAAGCGGTACTTCCTGATATTGTATTTGAAGCAGTTGTTCGAATTCCTTATGATATGCAACTAAAACAAGTTCTTGCTAATGGTAAAAAGGGAGCTTTGAATGTGGGGGTTGTTCTTATTTTACCTGAGGGGTTTGAATTAGCCCCTCCTGATCGTATTTCGCCAGAGATGAAAGAAAAGATAGGTAATCTCTCTTTTCAGAGTTATCGCCccgctaaaaaaaatattcttgttaTAGGTCCCGTTCCtagtaaaaaatatagtgaaatcACCTTTCCTATTCTTTCTCCGGACCCTGCTGCTAAGAAGGATGCTCACTTCTTAAAATATCCCATATACGTAGGCGGGAACAGGGGAAGGGGTCAGATTTATCCCGACGGGAGCAAGAGTAACAATACGGTTTATAATGCTACAGCAGCGGGTATAGTAAGCAAAATCATACGAAAAGAAAAAGGGGGGTACGAAATAACTATAACAGATGCGCCAGAGGGGCGTCAAGTGATTGATAGTATCCCCCCAGGACCAGAACTTCTTGTTTCAGAAGGCGAATCCATCAAACTCGATCAACCATTAACAAGTAATCCTAATGTGGGCGGATTTGGTCAGGGAGACGCAGAAATAGTACTTTAAGACCCATTACATGTCCAAGGACTTTTGTTCTTCTTGGCATCCGTTATTTTGGCACAAATCTTTTTGGTTCTTAAAAAGAAACAGTTTGAGAAGGTTCAATTGTCCGAAATGAATTTCTAGATTGCGAATTTATCAACATCAagttcttatcttttcttaatttcttaaaaagaacaaaatttttgttggaaattctgtatgataaaaaaaaattgcgaaacaacttttgttttgcttttgtttatattttttttataccgaATTAGGAGAATTACTTGTACCACATTTCTATATTTAGTATGTATATTGGTAAGAAGACTATTTGACTTTATCCCCTCTTTTCCAATCTAAATTGGAGTGGTGCGATTATGTCACTATTCACAGATTTAGCTGTGATACAATGTATCCATAGCTTTTTTCTATTCTAATAGAATCAAATTCGACTAAATACTGATACTAAGCATAAGATAACTAAgcggaaaagaaaaggttaaatgagggaaacaaaatattatagGGGATATTCGTATACCTCTTGAACATGTGAGAGAGAGTTGAGATCGTGAATGAAGGCTGAGCAGCTGCTTAGGGGGAAGGAAAGGGGGCTGGAACGAGTGGGAAGAAACTgacagaaaacaaagaaaaagaaaaagagaactgagagaggaagaagaaggggaaaaacatgagaaagagggaggagaaatACTACCAAACTATCCAGACCTACTTAGAGttgaaaggtatgggtcatgtaGTCTCCTTTTGCCCCCTTGTTCTTCAAacccagaactgaaaatgatgaAGGATCCCTAAGAAAAATTGACCTAAACCCCCTAGGCTAATTGTAAAGGAAACTATAAACAACTAAAAGGACAAGCAACAAAGACGAAATGAGACCAATTTCCAGAGCATCTAACTAAggataatgaataaaatggaaagaatAAAACTTGGTAGAGGGTCGACCACAACAATGGGACTGGCCAGAATGCATTGTGTAAGAagatgcatgtgtgtgttcatgtTAAAATCATGTGAATGTGATGGGATTTGATGACAGATGTgtgatggaattgaaaatgcatgtGTGTTCATGTTAAAATCATGTGACTGTGCTGGGATTTGATGACAGATGTGTGCtggaattgaaaatgcatgCGTTCATGTTAAAATCATGTGACTCTGCTAGGATTTGATGACAGATATGTGCtggaattgaaaatgcatgtgtgttcatgttaaaatcatgaaacttgcTGGGATTTGATGATATATATTGTGTTGGAATTGAGAATGCATGTATcttgtaacatcccccatttctgggataaaaccacaatctcatgtcaatagaaaaacagagtagttaattttttttatatatatatacatattcatggtcttcgtattaacatctaccagaatttcgacagagtcccccctataccggaaggtcccaagttaccgacatgtaacctgtttacacttctaacagttcgcatctcataacttaattcccgacccaatcatcctgggtttcaattccacaattatactcacacctatcaaccataatatttatgatatgcattatataacaaaaatatcattatggatggataatttaaataaatataaatacatagacatgaaatatggttatataaactacaacgttaaattcatccaatcaagtttaaacatttattatacaaattaagttatacaaccattttcatgtttacaaaatacaagggtatactccctagaacctagacttcaaaaaggaaacataagctaggatctactcttgtcgtgcatgcgatgatcctgaaacaaaatacatattattgcaaggtgaatatttccataaatataacaatatgaatatctaataatttcaacagggtaacatgcattcatatttcatttacttctcccttctagttttttttttatttaaaaatctcttccttattcaaactattaataaccgttccctctgccactatcaaccttcattccagattttataagatcaacgtgattacttttgcttatcacattaccgatatcaatttcactggtattgtcatcaccaccccataggagtcgatataaggcgatccctttacccggaatcctaacatacactaaatgtatgctggccattccatggtgatccccttacccgggatcctaatatacactgaatgtatgttagccaatacgtggagatccccttacccgggatcctaacatacactaaatgtatgttagtccattcgtgacgatcccattacccgggatcctaacatacactcaatgtatgctagacaatacatggtgatccccttacccgggatcctaacatacactcaatgtatgctagtttatgcctcaaatcaaacttctaatattttcctttttcagtgataatttcatcacttggcaattcacataacaacttttcaccttgaatacacatacattcagtaattcacatttcacatcaaaatatattaaatcatggaatttaactaggaagcataggtgtgaaacacctacctgcaataaaagctctactcgtgctcccctgctgctgatGTTGCACCACGTCtatggtccctcctgcaaatcacaggtttatctcataaattttcctcactcaaggatatgttttataataaccatatcaacaacaaataagtctttctttcagtcatttcttagtactttatgtttttctcatctcactcattattactgtcgttctttgtccaatcctagttatcattcctttctttatatttggactttcactgtccaactattactgcctcgtttttgaactgttactgtatgacctctccttagatttttaactatatctggagttatagaactccgattccagcgacatttgtggcgttggaaaggtaagacatgaggctacaagtcctatgttttgggaagaacccagttctgcctctaaggtagtcaaaatcgctcattaacaaacgcttggactgttactgtccaactgttactgtccatttttgaaatgttactgtctgacctctcctcagagttttaactatatctggagttatagaactccgattcaagcgaaatatgtggcgttggaaaggttagacatgaggctacaagttctatgttttgggaagaacccagttctgcctctaaggtagtcaaaatcgctcattaacaaacgcttggactgttactgtccaactgttactgtccatttttgaactgttactgtctgacctctcctcagatttttaactatatctggagttatagaactccgattcaggtgaaatttatggcgttggaaaggtaagacatgaggctacaagttctatgtttaggaagaacccagttatgcctctaaggtagtcaaaatcgctcattaataAACAtctaaaactacaatttctatgaaggaacttgatcctaattccttcattctcctacccaaaatctctttgaaggtcaagagacgaaactgtccagattcatcaacatttccatttacacacaacacatgaaattctttactttaacaactcttacttctttttttttcctcaattcaagtctaagaactcaatatataaattaacatccaggcatcaattcataatcgacttgaaatgactcataagaccaggtttagaatatcttacctgatgcgaatcaaggcttcaaaccctccttttctttctaatgacagccgaccctcccctcttctctttttattcaatttttcttgttaatccctttcccaccagggtttattttacctataaccctcaatctgggatgggttcttgaaattttggtgtttctctcttaatttctaaaaatagatataaaaactccctcttttctttctttacgtagctgcagatctgtttttggtgagaataggagtatttatgctctataattattcttatttgcatttaggccccattttctttaagtgtattggttcttacccccacttctttttagtttagtttattttctttaatttaatccagccttggtttttctcgggatttacataTCTGTTCATGTTAAAACCATGTAACACTGCTGGgatttgatgatatattatgtgatggaattgaaaatgctggaattgaaaatgcatgtGATACGAttcaggaaaggtcaaattcagattttgatgtaaaacgTGCAACTATTCAGTTTTacagcaacaatcataattctcaatccgatcgttggatcgagctgaaattttacgtgaaGTGtcttgacatgttgtcctaccttgggttaaaatttcaagttgaTCGGAGTTTGGTATGGCATCgcaatacgggtcaacagaggctgtacgaattttgttatttacttccttttttacttgtggacttcctatttggctaggattcttttcttaaaaggatgtggcagcttatttgggaatctcctaattcaccaaagatctttaatgggctgcaacatagtttccatgtgtggcaaggattcataaatgtttaagaatccttttcttacaaggattccttattcatcctagctacaaaaaggaaagaagacttcagaataaattctaccttcagatcagatttcctagtttatttgggacttcttaatagtgacaaa of Populus trichocarpa isolate Nisqually-1 chromosome 16, P.trichocarpa_v4.1, whole genome shotgun sequence contains these proteins:
- the LOC127904422 gene encoding cytochrome f-like, yielding MQTRKTLSWIKEEITRSISVSLMIYIITGAYISNAYPIFAQQGYENPREATGRIVCANCHLANKPVGIEVPQAVLPDIVFEAVVRIPYDMQLKQVLANGKKGALNVGVVLILPEGFELAPPDRISPEMKEKIGNLSFQSYRPAKKNILVIGPVPSKKYSEITFPILSPDPAAKKDAHFLKYPIYVGGNRGRGQIYPDGSKSNNTVYNATAAGIVSKIIRKEKGGYEITITDAPEGRQVIDSIPPGPELLVSEGESIKLDQPLTSNPNVGGFGQGDAEIVL